In Helianthus annuus cultivar XRQ/B chromosome 3, HanXRQr2.0-SUNRISE, whole genome shotgun sequence, a single window of DNA contains:
- the LOC110932322 gene encoding uncharacterized protein LOC110932322 produces the protein MASKRRFKNTPLIDNTLVGESSNRLLAKERRKMRKLYLDSKRSNSKKQTTGPFSRGRSKVNNRSQVIDKENYNSNISSSSNNFHTVRNLKYVNTSASSSTITTSGLPLNNEFTTSTSTRFSIESNIVTQSSNSIGQSSSTLTKLNSGKQKLLPKKRRIDPIPMLDLTSDDENVVFAPIQDPCKGVSTDYLDHGNQSLKCEMCDSLLWTDEGGKGRITLGKLTYSLCCGYGKVELPDLKEPSSIYKDLFANSNENSKYFLKNIRRYNSMFAFTSMGGKVDSSINSGRAPYVFRVSGHNFHTLGGLVPAPGKQPKFSQLYIYDTENEVSNRNKLFSDSTNKSDLHLKQIDLHLIKFLKDFLDNNNQLVKIYRIARNHFTDNPNENFKLRIIYKRDLDGRTYNLPSSSEVAALIVGGIQEIVDHRDIVVESHTEGLQRISELHPSYLALQYPILFPNGDDGYRIDIPHRDGISTLKKISPKCTMREFFAYRIQDRSTSFSVILNARRLFQQFLVDAYTMIESERLNYIRFQQKHLRSESYTNLQKFKNEGKEDLSNTGVRLVLPSSFTGGSRYMQQNYLDAMAICKWFGYPDFFITVTCNPKWPEIIRYLRNTSIKQEDRPDIMCRLFKMKLDSIIKDLKDKKVLGALSAAVYTVEFQKRGLPHAHICIFLKPESKLLSVDHIDKFISAEIPNKIQDPALYALVSEFMIHGPCGNANPKCPCMVDNRCSKKFPKKFINETITDAEGFPVYRRRDNGNTIIKSKVQLDNRSVVPYNPLLLKRYQAHINVEWCNQAGSIKYLFKYINKGPDKASLVVSNGDGTENEKTSKDEIKAYYDCRYVSACEASWRIFANEVHYRFPPVMRLPFHMEGQQNVVFGAEDDIEEVLDKPSVSSSIFLKWMEMNINNEEARKLTYVEFPTKFCWKLKDRNWAERKKKLLQIGRIHSVSPALGEPYFLRILLNKVKGPRSFEEIRTVDGQLFPTFRDACYAMGLLDDDMEYIEAIKEASFTGDGRYIRALFVTLLLSNTLSRPEFVFEQTWKYLGDDILYKTRKETKNKDLVMSDDRLKNKTLVEIEKYLIRNGSSLTRWPTIPYPDYDSFAVGNNRLVDEELSFSVPEVQSELDSLKSSLTDEQLYVYNQIMTAVEGEKGGVFFVYGYGGTGKTFLWKTLALTVRSREQIVLNVASSGIASLLMSRGRTAHSRFHIPINLDESSMCHIRPDGDVAYLLKQTRLIIWDEAPMVHRHAFEALDRTLKDIFVDKSNCQSDVLFGGKVIVFGGDFRQILPVIPNGSRQEIVNASLSSSYIWPHCKLLTLTKNMRLTVGVLPSTIESTKRFAQWLLDIGEGKVGGDNDGVATVEIPSDLLITDSLDPIESLIQFVYPSVLERYKDRDYFSERAILTPKNEVVHEINDRLLELFPGEPTEYLSSDSICATEKGIDSFQQELYSPDVLNGLKISGLPNHRLVLKLGVPIMLLRNIDQQNGLCNGTRLHVTFLGKRVIEAEIISGANVGTRTFIPRISMIPSDKKIPFAFQRRQFPVAVCFAMTINKSQGQSLSKVGLFLKEPVFTHGQLYVALSRVKSREGVKMLILDKDGKPTNTTTNVVYKEVMNRVNGISDIIQNEDSNAMSHIAIVNNEDVLEEEPVDCIKSETGDELEDGIGDETQTDGDGTSYDNVQVPSTYTNLEETNITIDENWMTPHSNSKNDFVRELGIDSFNDKEEFVRAVKLYNIKTHKHFEVVESSPDICWQYIDKCYSILDYCATCSSEFSPLLYEAYWPNSSSIRELFSNSELKQDKKGRHRSTRLRNGMDIKERKMANLCGICKQRGHNRSTCPSKPRRMDA, from the exons ATGGCAAGTAAGAGAAGATTTAAAAATACACCGTTGATTGATAATACTTTAGTCGGGGAATCATCTAACA GATTACTTGctaaagaaagaagaaaaatgcGCAAGCTCTATCTTGATAGCAAACGTTCGAATTCAAAGAAACAAACTACTGGTCCTTTTAGTAGAGGACGCTCAAAAGTCAATAATCGGTCTCAGGTCATCGACAAAGAGAATTATAATTCAAATATTTCTTCATCATCTAATAATTTTCACACCGTGCGGAACTTGAAATATGTAAACACATCAGCATCATCAAGTACCATCACGACAA GTGGTCTTCCTTTGAATAACGAATTTACCACTTCTACAAGTACTCGGTTTTCTATTGAGTCAAACATTGTTACACAAAGCAGTAACTCCATTGGTCAATCTTCTTCAACGTTAACAAAGCTGAATTCCGGTAAACAAAAGCTTTTACCTAAGAAACGCCGTATTGATCCTATTCCAATGTTAGATCTTACGTCTGATGATGAGAATGTAGTGTTTGCACCCATCCAAGACCCTTGTAAGGGTGTATCGACAG ATTATTTGGATCACGGTAATCAAAGCCTTAAATGTGAGATGTGTGATTCATTGTTATGGACTGACGAAGGTGGTAAAGGGAGAATTACATTGGGTAAGTTAACCTATAGCTTATGTTGTGGTTATGGAAAAGTGGAGCTTCCGGATTTGAAAGAGCCTTCTTCAATATACAAGGATCTATTTGCAAATTCTAATGAAAACAGCAAGTATTTTCTAAAGAATATCCGTCGATATAATTCTATGTTCGCATTCACATCCATGGGTGGAAAAGTAGATTCAAGCATCAATAGTGGGAGGGCACCTTATGTATTTCGTGTAAGTGGACATAATTTTCATACATTAGGTGGTTTGGTACCTGCACCTGGAAAACAGCCAAAGTTCTCCCAGCTTTATATTTATGACACTGAGAATGAAGTTTCAAATAGAAATAAGTTGTTCAG TGACTCCACAAATAAGTCCGACTTGCATTTAAAGCAAATAGATCTTCATCTCAtaaagtttttaaaagacttcctGGATAATAATAATCAGTTGGTTAAAATTTACAGAATAGCACGAAACCACTTCACTGATAATCCTAATGAGAACTTCAAACTTCGTATCATTTACAAAAGAGATCTTGATGGTCGTACTTACAACTTGCCTTCATCTTCTGAAGTTGCTGCATTGATTGTTGGTGGTATCCAAGAAATAGTTGACCATCGTGATATTGTTGTTGAGTCTCACACTGAAGGTCTTCAACGAATAAGTGAACTTCATCCATCATATCTTGCACTTCAGTATCCAATTCTTTTTCCCAATGGTGATGACGGATATAGAATAGACATTCCTCATAGGGATGGTATAAGTACTTTAAAGAAAATTAGTCCCAAGTGTACAATGAGAGAATTCTTTGCTTATAGAATCCAAGATCGATCAACTTCATTTTCGGTAATATTAAATGCCCGCAGATTGTTCCAGCAATTTTTGGTTGATGCATATACCATGATCGAGAGTGAAAGACTTAATTATATCCGTTTTCAACAAAAACATCTTAGGTCTGAATCATACACAAATCTTCAGAAATTTAAGAATGAAGGAAAAGAGGATCTATCTAACACTGGGGTACGGTTAGTACTACCATCATCTTTTACTGGTGGGTCTCGATATATGCAGCAAAATTATCTAGATGCTATGGCTATTTGCAAATGGTTCGGGTATCCTGATTTTTTCATTACGGTGACATGTAATCCTAAGTGGCCAGAGATTATCCGATACCTTCGAAATACTTCTATTAAGCAAGAGGACAGACCAGATATTATGTGTCGTTTGTTTAAGATGAAACTGGATTCAATTATAAAGGATTTGAAAGACAAGAAAGTGCTTGGAGCACTAAGTGCAG cagTTTATACTGTTGAATTTCAAAAACGTGGGTTGCCACATGCTCACATTTGTATTTTTTTGAAACCTGAATCCAAGCTTCTCTCCGTTGATCACATAGACAAATTCATATCTGCTGAGATACCAAATAAGATTCAAGATCCCGCTCTTTATGCTCTTGTATCCGAGTTTATGATTCATGGCCCATGTGGAAATGCAAATCCCAAGTGTCCTTGTATGGTTGATAATAGATGTTCaaaaaaatttccaaaaaaattCATTAATGAAACAATTACCGATGCTGAAGGTTTCCCTGTATACAGAAGAAGAGATAATGGAAACACCATTATCAAGTCCAAAGTTCAATTGGACAACAGAAGTGTCGTTCCATATAATCCGCTTCTTCTGAAAAGATACCAAGCTCACATTAATGTAGAATGGTGCAATCAAGCGGGTTCtatcaaatatttgtttaaatacaTTAATAAAGGTCCAGACAAAGCATCGCTTGTGGTGTCAAATGGAGACGGTACAGAAAACGAAAAAACATCAAAGGATGAGATAAAAGCTTATTATGATTGTAGGTACGTTTCCGCTTGTGAAGCTTCTTGGAGAATATTTGCAAATGAAGTTCACTATAGGTTTCCTCCAGTTATGAGGCTTCCTTTTCATATGGAAGGTCAACAAAATGTTGTTTTTGGTGCCGAAGATGATATTGAAGAAGTGTTGGACAAGCCATCAGTCTCTTCATCAATTTTTTTAAAGTGGATGGAGATGAACATAAATAATGAGGAAGCACGGAAGCTTACATATGTTGAGTTTCCTACAAAATTCTGTTGGAAACTAAAGGATAGAAATTGGGCAGAacgtaaaaaaaaattattacagATTGGACGCATTCATTCTGTTTCCCCTGCTTTGGGTGAACCATATTTTCTTAGAATTCTTTTAAACAAAGTCAAAGGACCAAGATCCTTTGAAGAAATTAGAACTGTTGATGGCCAATTGTTTCCAACCTTCAGGGATGCATGTTATGCAATGGGTTTGTTAGACGATGACATGGAATACATCGAAGCTATTAAAGAAGCCAGTTTTACGGGAGATGGTCGGTATATTCGTGCATTGTTTGTCACTTTGCTGTTGTCAAACACATTATCAAGACCTGAATTTGTTTTCGAACAAACATGGAAATACTTGGGGGATGACATTTTATATAAAACGAGAAAAGAAACAAAGAACAAAG ATCTTGTAATGTCAGATGACAGATTGAAGAACAAGACATTGGTGGAGATTGAGAAGTACCTCATTCGAAATGGGTCCTCTTTGACACGATGGCCAACAATTCCTTATCCTGATTACGATTCGTTTGCAGTTGGAAACAATCGTCTGGTTGACGAAGAACTGTCTTTTAGTGTTCCTGAGGTACAGAGTGAGTTGGATAGTCTAAAATCTTCATTGACTGACGAACAACTATATGTTTATAATCAGATAATGACAGCCGTTGAAGGCGAGAAAGGAGGTGTATTTTTTGTTTACGGATATGGAGGAACCGGGAAGACGTTTTTGTGGAAGACGTTAGCCTTAACCGTTAGGTCGAGGGAGCAGATTGTTTTAAATGTGGCTTCAAGTGGTATTGCTTCACTTCTAATGTCAAGAGGTAGAACGGCTCATTCTAGATTTCACATCCCCATTAATTTAGATGAGAGTTCTATGTGTCACATAAGGCCCGATGGTGATGTAGCTTATCTGCTTAAACAAACTAGGTTGATTATATGGGACGAAGCACCCATGGTACATAGACATGCGTTTGAAGCTTTAGATAGAACATTAAAAGATATTTTTGTCGATAAAAGCAATTGTCAGTCGGATGTTTTGTTTGGAGGTAAGGTTATCGTTTTTGGTGGTGATTTTAGACAAATTCTTCCTGTTATTCCAAACGGAAGTAGGCAAGAAATTGTTAACGCTTCATTGAGTTCTTCCTATATCTGGCCCCATTGCAAGTTACTTACTTTGACCAAAAACATGAGATTGACTGTTGGTGTTTTACCATCTACAATCGAGTCGACAAAGAGATTTGCCCAATGGCTTCTTGATATAGGCGAGGGTAAAGTTGGAGGTGACAATGATGGTGTAGCAACTGTAGAAATACCATCTGATTTGTTAATCACAGATTCTTTGGATCCCATCGAAAGTTTAATTCAATTTGTATATCCATCTGTTCTTGAAAGATATAAGGATCGAGATTATTTTTCTGAAAGGGCGATTCTGACACCAAAAAACGAGGTCGTACATGAAATAAATGATCGACTACTAGAATTGTTTCCTGGTGAACCAACAGAGTACCTGAGTTCTGATAGTATATGTGCGACGGAGAAAGGTATCGATTCATTCCAACAAGAGTTGTATTCACCTGATGTCCTTAATGGTTTAAAGATATCTGGTTTACCTAATCAtcgtttggttttaaaacttggAGTTCCAATTATGCTTCTTAGGAACATTGATCAGCAAAATGGTTTGTGTAATGGTACAAGGTTACATGTTACATTTCTTGGAAAGAGGGTCATAGAAGCTGAAATTATATCAGGTGCTAATGTCGGAACCAGAACATTCATACCAAGAATTAGCATGATTCCCTCTGACAAAAAAATTCCTTTTGCTTTTCAAAGACGACAGTTTCCTGTTGCTGTGTGCTTTGCTATGACGATCAACAAGAGTCAAGGCCAATCTTTATCTAAGGTTGGATTGTTTTTAAAAGAGCCCGTTTTTACACATGGCCAGCTATATGTAGCATTGTCAAGAGTTAAATCAAGGGAAGGTGTGAAGATGTTAATTCTTGATAAGGATGGCAAACCTACCAACACAACAACTAATGTGGTTTACAAAGAAGT GATGAATAGGGTTAATGGAATATCAGACATAATTCAAAATGAGGATTCTAACGCGATGTCTCATATTGCTATTGTTAACAATGAAGATGTGTTAGAAGAAGAGCCTGTAGACTGCATTAAAAGTGAAACGGGTGATGAGTTAGAAGATGGAATTGGAGATGAAACTCAAACGGATGGAGATGGAACTTCATATGATAATGTTCAAGTACCTTCAACATATACCAATTTAGAGGAAACTAATATAACAATTGATGAGAATTGGATGACACCACATTCTAATAGTAAAAATGATTTTGTGCGTGAGTTGGGAATTGATTCTTTCAATGACAAGGAAGAATTTGTTAGAGCTGTCAAGCTCTACAatatcaaaacacacaaacatTTTGAGGTTGTTGAATCAAGTCCAGACATTTG TTGGCAATATATTGATAAATGTTACTCAATTCTTGATTATTGTGCTACTTGCTCATCTGAGTTTAGTCCACTTCTTTATGAAGCATATTGGCCTAACTCATCATCTATTAGAGAGTTGTTTTCCAATTCAGAGCTAAAACAAGATAAAAAGGGCCGCCATCGCTCAACAAGACTACGGAATGGAATGGACATTAAAGAAAGGAAAATGGCGAACCTTTGTGGAATTTGTAAACAACGTGGTCATAATCGATCAACGTGCCCCTCAAAGCCTAGAAGAATGGACGCCTAA
- the LOC110928137 gene encoding uncharacterized protein LOC110928137, which yields MSITDHHLVVFEMLDLHTFEMSVFCCKPTLLTLPPELCVVKEEPTNEVIDISDDDLPNPIPVVGVEESTDDEVPVVFRVDNHYRLKKKWAQLHGLDRKRDLIIKDSAGLTWDVSIGVEHSEGYPRYNVTGMKNFVRDKQLVKGSEFHMVYVKSKGILIYR from the exons ATGTCTATTACTGATCATCATTTGGTCGTTTTTGAAATGCTTGATTTGCATACATTTGAGATGAGTGTTTTCTGTTGCAAACCCACGCTACTAACTCTACCACCAGAACTTTGTGTTGTCAAAGAAGAACCTACAAATGAGGTGATTGATATTTCTGATGATGATTTGCCTAATCCCATTCCGGTAGTTGGTGTTGAAGAGAGTACGGACGATGAAGTACCGGTTGTATTTCGCGTTGACAATCATTAT CGACTAAAAAAGAAGTGGGCACAGTTGCACGGTTTGGATCGTAAGAGGGATTTGATTATTAAGGACTCTGCCGGTTTGACTTGGGACGTGTCAATTGGTGTCGAGCACTCTGAAGGATATCCGCGCTATAACGTGACTGGTATGAAGAACTTTGTTCGAGACAAACAGTTAGTCAAAGGTTCCGAATTTCATATGGTTTACGTAAAAAGTAAAGGTATCTTGATTTACCGTTGA
- the LOC110932304 gene encoding F-box only protein 8-like — protein sequence MDRIGDDMLFEEILSRLPPKVVSQFKCVCKQWCYELSTPKFALIHTRRLSKLLQKKLLSLDEHTIVVDDIVSGNLEVDTRKVITFPYDVQPSRLRIIASFNGLMLVCIRRTDANQLVLWNPTTRRFKLISDDYFSRYFGRHDDTGGMYFDENNDLKVLHINCFAGAVTARVYSRHNDSWRNLSFIKGCLLGSNFYSWSAGIYSGKTIYFTASNYWIPPGECNIVAFDVVSESFSILRFPERIQVNPCQVHFITISNRLHGILVRYSDEVIAELVKYEDDDWITVFTFSNARKVQQLEPHQRTNIIQENKWLITSIWGDTVEVQMSNESLNYIQHVDSFNGPKGALFLETIVSPFR from the coding sequence ATGGATCGTATTGGTGATGACATGTTGTTTGAAGAAATCTTATCGAGACTACCTCCAAAGGTAGTTTCTCAATTCAAGTGTGTTTGCAAACAATGGTGTTATGAGTTATCTACACCAAAGTTTGCTTTAATACATACACGACGACTTTCAAAGTTACTACAAAAGAAGCTGCTGTCTTTGGATGAACATACCATTGTCGTTGACGACATAGTATCCGGCAACTTGGAAGTCGATACCAGAAAAGTCATCACTTTTCCATACGATGTCCAGCCATCAAGACTAAGAATTATAGCTTCGTTTAACGGACTGATGTTAGTTTGCATTAGGCGGACTGATGCGAATCAGCTCGTCCTTTGGAATCCAACAACTCGGCGTTTTAAGTTGATATCGGACGACTATTTTAGTCGTTATTTTGGTCGACATGACGATACGGGTGGGATGTACTTTGACGAGAACAACGATCTGAAGGTTCTTCATATTAACTGTTTCGCAGGTGCAGTTACTGCTCGTGTATACTCACGACATAATGATTCATGGAGAAATCTGAGTTTCATCAAAGGATGTCTGTTAGGTTCAAACTTTTATTCATGGTCGGCTGGAATTTATTCAggcaaaacaatttatttcacTGCTTCTAATTACTGGATTCCTCCTGGTGAATGTAACATTGTTGCTTTTGATGTTGTATCTGAATCCTTCAGTATTCTTCGTTTTCCCGAACGTATTCAAGTGAATCCTTGCCAAGTgcattttataacaatttcgaACAGGCTACATGGCATTCTTGTTCGATATTCTGATGAGGTAATTGCAGAATTGGTGaaatatgaagatgatgattggatAACGGTTTTTACTTTCAGCAATGCTCGCAAAGTTCAACAGTTGGAGCCGCACCAAAGGACGAATATAATTCAAGAGAATAAGTGGTTGATAACAAGTATTTGGGGAGACACAGTTGAAGTTCAAATGTCCAACGAATCTTTGAACTACATTCAACACGTTGACAGCTTTAACGGACCTAAAGGCGCATTATTTCTGGAGACAATCGTTTCGCCTTTCCGTTAG